From the Rhizobium sp. SL42 genome, the window CAAGCTCAGACGGGAAACCCACAGCACCTATTCGGATGCGGCATCGCTGCGCCTGCGCGCGGCATGGCTCTACTACAACCAGGGCCTGACGCAAAAGGGTGTCGCCGACCGTCTCGGCATCAGCCGCTCGACCGTCATTCGCATGCTCGACGAGGCCCTGAAGCGGGCCGAAGTGCAGATCTGGATCAGCGAAGGCATCGGTGATTGCGTCGAGCTGGCTGTGCGGCTGGAAAAAGCCTTTGGCCTCGACGAAGCCGTGGTCGTTCCCTCGCCGGCCAGCCAGGATGCCGCCTCGATCGCCTCAGCCGTCGGCCTGGCGCTCGGCCAGTTCCTCACCGAAGTGGTGACCGACAATGCCACGATCGGGGTCGGCTGGGGCCGGACCATGACCGCCTCGTTGTCGGGTTTTCGCCCGCCGCGCCGGGAAAACTGCAAGGTCGTCTCGCTGCTCGGCGGCATCGTCGCCGTCCACCAGACCAACCCGATCGACTACACCTGGCGGCTGGCAAGCCAGCTCGGCGCGGAATGTTACATGTTCCTTGCGCCGCTTCTGGTCGATTCCGTTGCCACCAAGCGGGCGCTGATCGAAAAATGCGGCTTGAAGACGCTCTACGACCTTGCCGAAAACCTTGACCTCGCCATCGTCTCCTGCGGTGACATCGGTCCGCACTCGACCTCGCTGTCGGAAGGCTTCATCAGCCACGAGACGCTGGAGGAACTGATCGCCGCCGGCTGCGTCTGCGACACCATGTTCAATTTCCTCGACGCCGAAGGCCGCTCGGTCGATCACCCGATCAACGAGCGGGTCATGTCGGTCGATCTCGATACGCTGAAAAAGGCGAAACACATCGTCATCTCGTCCGGCGGCGCCCACCGTGCCGTCGCGATCCGCGCCACGATCAAGCGCATCGGCTGCAACACGCTAATCACAGACGAGAGTGCTGCGCGGCAATTGCTGGCATTGGCGGAAGAGGCGTGAGAACTGAAACACAGCACCGCGACAGATAGGCCTCTGGCGGCCATTCGCGCGCGGCATGCTGGACGAACAAGACTTCAATTCGTTCCCGATGAACGCGGCAAGCTACAATACACGAAATTCCCGCCAGCACGAGTTCGCGGGTTCCCTCTATTTCGCCGACACGCCCGATCAAGGCATTTTTCGACAGCATAAGCGCCGTCCTGGAGTGGATCTCGTTAACTATGCGATTCGCAGCTCGAGGATTGCGTTCGCCGATGTAGTCATTGACTAAGGCAAACTCGCGCAGATATCGTCTGGTCCAAACGATCTGCACGGAGATTAATTCTTGAACTTTTCAAGAACGACCGCGATCTCGTGATCCTCTGCAAAGTCGCAGGCGTCAGCATCATCCATGCCTTCCCGCACACCTGCCGCCCATTTCTCTCGCCAGGCGAGCGAACGGCCATGAGTGAGAGCGTCTTCAACGATCTGCTC encodes:
- a CDS encoding type II toxin-antitoxin system RelE/ParE family toxin; protein product: MQIVWTRRYLREFALVNDYIGERNPRAANRIVNEIHSRTALMLSKNALIGRVGEIEGTRELVLAGISCIVACRVHRERIEVLFVQHAAREWPPEAYLSRCCVSVLTPLPPMPAIAAQHSRL
- a CDS encoding CopG family ribbon-helix-helix protein, with amino-acid sequence MKNMIVLSDDITQRLDELAERTRLTREQIVEDALTHGRSLAWREKWAAGVREGMDDADACDFAEDHEIAVVLEKFKN
- a CDS encoding sugar-binding transcriptional regulator, which encodes MAKLRRETHSTYSDAASLRLRAAWLYYNQGLTQKGVADRLGISRSTVIRMLDEALKRAEVQIWISEGIGDCVELAVRLEKAFGLDEAVVVPSPASQDAASIASAVGLALGQFLTEVVTDNATIGVGWGRTMTASLSGFRPPRRENCKVVSLLGGIVAVHQTNPIDYTWRLASQLGAECYMFLAPLLVDSVATKRALIEKCGLKTLYDLAENLDLAIVSCGDIGPHSTSLSEGFISHETLEELIAAGCVCDTMFNFLDAEGRSVDHPINERVMSVDLDTLKKAKHIVISSGGAHRAVAIRATIKRIGCNTLITDESAARQLLALAEEA